The genomic interval ACAACGAATTTGATCTCGGTGAATGGGAGGTACAGGCCGATGTCCAGTGGCCTGATAACTCTGTACCTCGCGAGCAACGCCTTGAAGAGGGCGTTGACCTGCTCGATTAAACAGAATTAACTCAAACCCCCTCGTGCTTCTGCGTTTTTCGCAGCTGCACGAGGGGGTTATTTTTTTAAGGACCGCACGACTGGTGGTGGTGCCAGATGAAAAAGAGATGAGTGCACACGCCAGGCGTGCACAAGGTGTCCAGTCCTTGCTGCTGTGTGGGACAGCAGCCGGGGTGGAGTGCGAAGATCAGGGGTACAGGTTATCTGTTCTGGTTAAGGCTTACAGTTAGCACTAACGTGCTAACACTGCTCAAGGTGCCAACACGTGCATGTCGTGCACCTTTGATACCTTAAACACAGTTAACAACCACAAGCTCAAGATCTATTAAAAAACACTCAACCACAAAGGAAACAATCACCATGTTCGTCGCATTTATGATCCCTATTGTTATGGCACTTGGTGCCATGGCTGTTATTACCCTCTTTGGGCAAAACCCATCCCAGCGCCGCAAGCGCGCCCAACAGCAATCCAAAGATCGCTACGAGGGCGCTATTCGCTCCGGTCAATTTATTGACCACTGCAACTGCCCACGTTGCCGACGCAACTGCCGTCGCCGGCACAAGAAGCTCAAAGGCTTCAGCGGATACCCCGATGAAATTCTGGGGAAGTATCCTGTTAAATACCTTTCCAGTTAACAACACCCAACAACAGCGCTAGAAAAAATGCCTGTGGTTGGGTGTTTTTTTTGAAACTCACTGCCGAGTGTTTAGCGCGCCATGCGCTTTGCTAGCTCTTCATCACGCTCGCCTGAGTGCTGATAACGCAGTGCTGCACTAGGTGTTGAGTGCCCCAGCCGCGCCATCACCTCCTTGAGTGTCGCCCCAACCTGTGCATACTTCGTACCCGAATAATGCCTCATCGAGTGAACGGTCGCTTTACTGTGGACACTTTCCCGCGCCCTATCCCAGTTGTGCTTAAAGGTGTGATACGGCATGGGTTCATCAGGATCTCTCATCGAGCTCCATAGTCGCAAACCCACATCAATCGTGTCCACATGCTTGGCAATTTCTGCTGCATCTTTGCCATAGATATAGAGGCTACGAACACCAGCTTCAGTTTTAGGCGGACCTTCAACTCGGCCATGGTATCTCGTGTGCCTAATGCTCCGAGAAATCCTTATTCGAACACAATCTACAAATCCGCTGCGATCAAAATAAACATCCACATCAGTGGTACGCAGCGCAACGATTTCACCGAATCGAAGTGCACCAGCGGCAGCAACAATAGCCAAACAAAAGTACTTACTCGGCAGTGCACCAATGATCGCCTCAAGCTCGGCATCGGTTGGGACATCAACCTTTTTGCCTGTTTTCGTATTACCCCCGCCACGGACTTTGCACGGATTCATCGGGATAATGCCATCCTCCACTGCAGTCTCCATGACAGACTTCATCATGCTGTAACTCCGCGCCATTGAGGTCAATTTACCGTCCTGAATAGTATCGCTATACCACTCACGGACATCAGCGACAGTGATTTCACAGAGCGCATAATCAGCCCAATAACTTAGTCGATCTGATTTTATATAACGAAAGTAATCATCTTTCACCCCTTGGCTGAGTTTCTTTCCTTGGGCATTTGTCCGGGTTTCTATCCACCTCGATGCATAACTGAAGAAGGTCTCCATCATGCGTTCTTCGGCTTCGCGCTGTGCCTGCTCGAACCTCTCCCGCATCTCAAAATCCATCCATGTGCCATTGATGATGGCCGTGCGTTCAGAGGCCAAGAACTCCTGCGCCTCACCCTTGGTACCGAAGGTATACGGGGCAGAGTATCGCCTACCCTCGTGCATGAAGCGTGCCCTGTACCTCCCCGAGCGCAACTTCTCGATCTCTCCCCAATTCCTCGATCGTGACATATATCACAAACCCTCTTCCACTTTTCCGCATAGTTTTCAGGTTGAGAAATGTCATTCAGTGAAGGTGTCAAAGTAGTCACTTAGTGTCATTACCAGTCACTTTAGACATTTTCCCCTGCTGGTCGAGGGTGATTTTAGCATCCTTGTTCACATTTGTCATTGTCATTTATGCGTATAAAAGGCAAACAGAAGCCATCGCTCATCCCCTCTCCCGCGTGGGGTGAGCGTGGGGTGAGTGGATTCATTTCTGGTCACTCTTGGGCGCTTTCTGCTGAAATGAAGCCATCGCGACCTCGCGTTTTGTAAAGGCACCAGGTCGCTACAGCTGGTTCGAACCCAGCTAGGACCACTTGTTTAGCACCTGCTTGCAGGGGTTTTATTCATTTATAGGGTCAAAAAACATGCGTTTGTGGGGTGAAAGGATTCATTACAGGTACTTTTAAGCACCTCCTGGTCACTCCCGCTAGTTTTATTCACGATCCGCGTCCAGCTGCGACAAACCGCACTATAGGGGCACCTTTGATGCGTCTCCGCTGTGCATAATTTTTTGCAAGATGCCCCTCCTGGCCCTTTTCTGTCATGCATAATATGCAGAGGTTTTTTCCCACCCCACAAACCCAGCTATGAGGTTTACCCCTGGAAATGTGTACCTACAAAGGGGCAATGCCGCGGGCTAAAACAACATTTGTGCACACATATATCTGTGATTAATAGCGCCCGCTCACCCCTGCCCCACAGGTCCCCCGGCTCACTTTTTTGACCCTCACCCCAAGGCAAAC from Corynebacterium glutamicum ATCC 13032 carries:
- a CDS encoding tyrosine-type recombinase/integrase, yielding MASERTAIINGTWMDFEMRERFEQAQREAEERMMETFFSYASRWIETRTNAQGKKLSQGVKDDYFRYIKSDRLSYWADYALCEITVADVREWYSDTIQDGKLTSMARSYSMMKSVMETAVEDGIIPMNPCKVRGGGNTKTGKKVDVPTDAELEAIIGALPSKYFCLAIVAAAGALRFGEIVALRTTDVDVYFDRSGFVDCVRIRISRSIRHTRYHGRVEGPPKTEAGVRSLYIYGKDAAEIAKHVDTIDVGLRLWSSMRDPDEPMPYHTFKHNWDRARESVHSKATVHSMRHYSGTKYAQVGATLKEVMARLGHSTPSAALRYQHSGERDEELAKRMAR